CAATAGCTCAGAAATCAGGGTCTCGATCCGGCTGCGAATTTCATCGCGGATCGGGCGCACCGCGTCAACGCCTTGGCCGGCCGGATCATCCAGCTTCCAGTCTTCGTAGCGCTTGCCGGGGAAGATCGGGCAGGTATCCCCACAGCCCATCGTGATCACGACATCTGATTCCTTGACCGCTTCGGTGGTGAGGATCTTCGGGGTTTCCGCCGACATGTCGATGCCTTCCTCGGCCATGGCCTGCTCGGCCGCGGGGTTGACGGAATCGACCGGGGCGGAGCCTGCCGAACGAACCTCGATCCGCCCCTCGGAAAGGTGCCAGAGGTAGGCAGCGGCCATTTGCGAGCGGCCGGCATTGTGGATGCAGACGAAAAGCACCGAGGGCTTGTTGCTATCAGTCATGATTTTGTTGTTCCTTAAACTGACGTGGTAGCGAGTTGAGTGGAGGGGAAGAATTTGCGTGACCACAGGGCCACGTAGACCAGGGCCACGAGGATCGGCACCTCAATCAGCGGGCCAACAACGCCAGCGAGGGCCTGGCCGCTGGTGGCGCCGAAGGTGGCGATGGCCACGGCGATGGCCAGTTCGAAGTTATTGCCAGCAGCGGTGAAGGCCAGTGTCGTGGTGCGGGGATAGCCGAGATTCAGCGCTCGCCCGATGAGCATGCCGGCGCCGAAGACAACCACGAAGTAGGTGAGCAGTGGGAGCGCCATGCGCAGCACATCCCAGGGATTGGAGATGATGCGATCTCCTTGCAAGGCGAAAAGCAGGACGATGGTGAACAACAAACCGTAAAGCGCCCATGGCCCGATTTTCGGCAGGAACTTTCCTTCGTACCATTCGCGCCCCTTGGCTTTTTTGCCCAGCGTGCGCGTCAAGAATCCAGCGACCAATGGGATGCCGAGGAACACCAGCACGGAAACGGTAATGGCTGCGATGGAGAATTCCGCACTGGTAGTTTCCAGCCCCAGCCAGGAGGGCAGCAATTGGAGGTAGAACCAGCCCAACGCACCAAAGGCGAGCACTTGGAAGACCGAGTTGATGGCCACCAGCACTGCGGCCGCCTCGCGGTCGCCGCAGGCCAGGTCATTCAAGATGAATACCATGGCGATGCAGCGGGCCAGGTCGACAATGATCAGTCCGGTGCGGTATTCGGGCAGATCAGCTAGGAAGATCCAGGCCAGCACGAACATGAAGGCCGGGGCCAGAATCCAGTTGATCACCAAGGAAGTGATCATCAGCTTCCTGTCGGCCAGCACGCGGCCGGTTTCGTTGTAGCGGACCTTGGCCAGCACCGGGTACATCATCACCAGCAGGCCGATGGCGATGGGCACCGAGATCCGGGCGACGGTGAAGCGGTCCAGTAGCTCGCCGAGCTGCGGGAAGATTCGTCCCATGCCCAGTCCGGCGGCCATGGCCAACAGGATCCAGAGGGCGAGATAGCGGTCCAGGAAAGACAGTTTCTGGGCCACAGGGGCAGTATCGGGCACAGGCGTGGCTGTCACTGACTTCATCACTCCAAAGATAGACATCGACGAACATCGATATCTTGAGTATGATGGAAAATATCGACGTTTGTGAATCTCTTAACTGAGCACCCCAGAGAGCGCGGGACATGGGCACGAAGACCTTGAGTGAACCTCCACAACCGGCCGAAAGCATCGACGCACCATGCTGCGTTCCGGCACATGGCGAGGGCATGCTGCAGCTGGAGGAAGCCGAACTGCTGGCCGCTCGCTTCAAGGCCTTGAGTGACCCCAATCGCCTGCGCATCCTCTCGATCGTTTCCTCGAATCAAGACGCTGAAACCTGCGTCTGCGACCTGCCTGGGCCCTTGGGGCTCAAGCAGCCGACCGTCTCCCACCACCTGAAAATCCTGGTGGATGCCGGGATCCTGCACCGTGAGAAGCGCGGCGTCTGGGCGTATTTTTCTGTCGTGCCAGGAGCACTGGAATCGCTGGGATCCACGCTGCTTCCCAAGGCCTAGCTTCCCGGCGGGCGCCGGAACGGCGCGGGCCAGGCCCCGTGGTGCCGCAGCATTCCACGGAGCCTGGCCTGGCCGCGGTGCACTCAGGAGAAATTGATGCCCCCGTCGATCAGCACCGTCTGCCCCGTCATGTGATCCGAATCCGGGCCGGCCAGGTAGGACACCAGCTTCGCCACGTCCTGCGGCTCGGACACCCGGCCAGCCAGGATGTTGTCCACCTGGGCCTGCAGGGCGCTGCCGCGCGGGGTCCCGTCCCGGGCGGTCAACCGCTCGTCGATCAGATCCCACATCGCGGTCCCCACCACTCCCGGGGCGTAGGAGTTGACCGTGATGCGGTGCTTGGCGAATTCCATCGCGGCGGCCTGCGTCAGCCCGCGCACTGCCCACTTCGTGGCGGAATAGGACGCCAGGACCGGGAAGGGGCGGAAGGCCACAATGGAGGCCGCGCCGATGATCTTCCCGGCCGTGCCCTGCTCGATGAAGCGCTTGGCCGCCAGCTGGTAGGAGTAGAAGACGCCCTTGATGTTCACATCCAGCATGCGGTCCAGCGCCTCGGGGGCCACATCGAGGATTTCATCAACCTGCGCGATGCCCGCATTGGCGACGAACACCGTCAGGTCCCCGAGCTCCCGGGTGCCTTCCTCGATCATCCGCTGCACGTCCTCGGGGTTCGACACATCCCCGGTGACCCCGACCGCGCGGCGCCCGCGCTCCTGGACGGCGGCGATGACCGCAGTGATATTCTCCTGAGCGTCGGGAACGTCGGCGACGATGATGTCCCGCCCGTCCTCGGCCAGGCGTTCGGCGATAGCCCTGCCGATTCCCCGTCCCGCTCCGGTGATGAGTGCGACTCCTGCGGTGGATCCTGCCATGGTGATTCCTCCTGGTAGCTGTTGCCCGGTCATCCCGATAGGCGGTGCGCCTGATCGAGTCTGCCCAGCTTGTCCCCGGCCCGGCCACCTGGCCTAGCCCCGTTCTCGCACAGCGAGAATGCCCGTTCCCGCGATGCGGCGCAGGGCACCGGGGCATTCTCACCAGCCGATAACGGCACTGGCGGCACTGTGACGCACGCTACAGACTCCTGTTAAGGCTTCGTGCCCCGATCCGGCCGGATCCGGGGCGGGAGGCCGAGCAGACCGTCTACTAATCGAGGTGACAACAATGGTGTTCCCCGCGAAATACTCATCCCTGAACGCCCTGGAACTTTCCGACGAGGCCCGGCAGATACTCACCCGGATCATCCGGGTGTCCTTTCCGCATGCCAGCTTCCCGGACGGCCCCTACGAGCGCATGAGCGAGAAGATCATCGAGGCTTCCGCGGAATCCAGCTGGTTCCGCATGGCCCTGGCCCAGGGGTTGATGACCCTGGATACGCTCAGCGACGAGCATTTCCTGGACCTTCCCGATGACCGGGCGCTGGCGGTGCTCAAGCGCATCGCGGATCTGGAATTCTTCGCCTTCATCCGCCGCACCGTGGTGCTCAACCTCTACGACGACCCGGAAGTGCAGCAGGCCCTGGGCTACGAGGGAGAGTCCTTCTCCAAGGGCGGCTACCTGCACCGCGGCTTCAACGATCTTCGCTGGCTGCCCGAGCCGCGCATCGAGGAAAGCGCCGAACCGGTCCCGGATCTGGGCCCGCTACCCTACACCGTCCAGGCCTATGCGCCGGCGGCCACCACCGCGCCCGTTCAGAACATCCTCGGCGATTCAGGAATCGTGCAGGAAGGAAGCACCCGATGAGCAACGAAGAACTCTCAGCAACCCACGACCAGGATGACGACTCGGTCGTCGTGGTCATCGGTTCCGGCGCCGGCGGAGGGACACTGGCCCACGAGCTGGTCACCAAGGGGGTCAAGGTAGTCCTGCTGGAGGCCGGCCCCTACCTGAAGAACGAGGATTACCACCAGGACGAGTGGGCCGCCTTCAACCAGATGGCCTGGCTCGATCCGCGCACCACCTCCGGGTCGTGGCGCATCGCCCGCGACTTCCCCAACCTGCCGGCCTGGATCGTCAAGGCGGTCGGCGGCACCACCACGCACTGGTCGGGGGCCACCCCGCGCTTCAAGGCGCATGAGTTCAAGGCCCGCAGCACCTACGGCCACATCGACGGGGCGAACCTGCTGGACTGGCCGCTGGGACTTCAGGACCTCGCGCCCTACTATGATCTCGCCGAGAAGAAGATGGGCAGCACCCACCGCCACGGTCGTCCGGCCCTGCCGGCGAACAACAACTACAAGGTGCTGGCCAACGGGGCCGACCGGGTGGGCTACCGGCACTACGCCACCGGCCCCTACGCCACGAATGCCGAACCCTATGACGGGCGGCCGGCCTCCATCCAGGACGGCTTCAATTTCCAGGGCGACAAGAACAAGTCCAAATGGTCCACGATGGTCTCGGAAATCCCGAAGTCCCTGCGCACCGGTTTGCTCGATCTGCGCCCCGAATCCCACGCGATCCAGGTCACGCATACCGCGGCCGGGCTCGTCGACGGGGTCATCTACATTGATGCCGACGGGAACGCGCAGCGGCAGAAGGCCCGCGTGGTGGCGGTGGCCGGGAACTCCATCGAGACCCCGCGCCTGCTGATGCTCTCGGCCTCGCCGCTCTTCCCCGACGGGCTGGCGAATTCCTCGGGGCAGCTGGGGCGCAACTACATGCGCCACACCACCGGCAGCGTGTATGCGAAGTTCGACCAGCCGGTGAACATGCACCGCGGCGAAACCATGGCTGGGCTGATCGCCGACGAATCCCGGCATGATCCCGAGCGCGGTTTCTGCGGCGGCTACTACATGGAAACGATCGCCCTGGGACCGGCCTTCCTGGCCAGCTTCGTGGAACCCGGCGGGTGGGGCCCGGGCTTCACCGCGCTGCTCGATGACTACCTGAACACCGCGGGGCTGTGGATCACCGGGGAGGACATGCCGCAGGAGGGCAACCGGATCACGCTGAACACCACGGTCACCGACCGCCTGGGGCTGCCGGTGCCGAACGTGCATTTTGACGACCACCCCAACGACGCGGCCATGCGCGCGCACGGCTACCAGCAGGGCTCGCTGCTCTTCGATGCGGTGGGGGCGCGCTCCACGCACCATACCCCGCCCTACCCCTCGACGCACAACCTGGGCACCGCCCGCATGAGCGAGCGGCCCGAGGACGGGGTGCTCAACTCGTTCGGGCAGGCCCATGATGTGCCGAACCTGTTCATCGCCGACGGTTCGCAATTCACCACCGGGGCCGCGGCGAACCCGACCCTGACCATCGTGGCGCTGGCCATCCGGCAGGCTCAGTACCTCATCGAGCAGATGGCACAGGGCCGGCTGTAGCCCCGTGCGGGGCAGCTGGCTACCCGGCGCCGCCGGCGTCGAGCAGCGAGGTGCCCCGCAGCGCGCGGCTGACCCTGGAGGCCACGTCGCGCAGCAGCAGCGCCACCTCAAGGTGGCGCTGCTGGAATTCGGCCGGATCCATGGACACGGCCACCGACCCGACGACCTGGCCGGCCGGGGTGGTCACCGGGGCGGCCAGGCACGAGGCCCCGCGGATGAACTCCTCGCGCTCGATGGCCAGGCCCTCGGCGCGCACCGCGGCCAGTTCCGTGGCGAAACGCTCCGGGTCGCAGATGGTCGCCGAAGTCATGGAGGGCATGCCGTGCTTCTCCAGATAGCCCTGGCGGCGCTCGGCCTCCATGGCCGCCAACAGCACCTTGCCGAAGGCCGTGGCGTGGGCCGCGTCATTGAAGCCGAAGCCCATCGGGGTGATGCGCGGGCGGTTCGGGGATTCGACCACATGGGCCACGACGATGTCCTCGCCGCGGTGCACCGCATAGTAGGCGGCCGCATCGGCCCGCTGATGCAATTCGCGGATGAGCCGGGCCACCGCCGGCGGGGTGCCGACCTGGCGGCGCAGCGAGGTATCCAGGGCATGCAGCTTGTAGCCCAGCGCGTACAGGCCCTCCTCGCGCAGGTGCACCACGTGCCCGGAGAGCGTCAGCGTCTTGAGCAGGCGGTAGACGGTGGGCAGGGGCATCGCCAGTTCGCTGGCGATCTCCTTCGCGGCCAGGCCCCGGCGGTGGGCCGCCACCACGTCGAGCAGGGCGAAGGCCTTCTGCACCGAGGCCAGGCCGGCAAGCGAATCGTTATATCCCATGCCACCATCTTGTCGAGGGGGACCGGCAGATTCAACCTGTGTCCTGCCCGTTGCGGGCCCCAGAGCCGTGTCAAGGGCGTCAGCCATGCTGCCGGGCTAGTCTATTTCCAGCTCGCCCATGCGGTCCCAGGCATCGCCCTCGATCTGCCGGCTGATGATCCGCGGGGTCTCCCGCAATGCCGGGGCCATGTCGAGCATCGCCTGCTTGAAGTGGGCGCTGTTCACGTGCGCCGCCGCGGAATCATCGGCGAACGCTTCCACCAGGACGTACTCGTCAGGGTCCTGCAGGCTGCGCGACCAGTCGAACCACAGGTTGCCCGGCTCGTTGCGCGTGGCCTCGGTGAACGGCCTGACCAGTTCCTCCCAGCCTTCCGCGGCCTCGGATTTCACATGGAATTTGACGACAATGAAGTACACGAGGGTATCCCTTCCACAGCATGTTCTCCCTGCGGCAGCAGGGCCTGGTGCCAGTCTCTCGTGGCGCACCGGGCCCCGCCAAGAAGCATTATCGGCAGGCGATAACGCCGACGCCGCGGCCGCTAGGTGCCCGCGGGCTCGTCCCTGATCTGGCCGACCAGCTCGGCGAGCAGGTCCTCCAGGGTCACCATGCCGTGCACCGCGCCCGTGGCGCGCTCGCGCACCAGGGCCAGGTGGGCTCCGCCCAGCTGCATTTCGCGCAACGCGGTGCGCACGCTCTGCTGCGGCTCGAAGGAGGGCAGCGCGCGGATAAGGCCGCGCGGCAGGGGTCTGGACCGTTCCGCCGCCTCGACGCCGAGCACGTCCTTGACGTGGACATAGCCCACCGGGGTGCGATCGGGCCGGAGCAGCGGGAACCTCGAGAAGCCACGGGCGGCCGCCGCCTCGATCTGCTCCGGGGTGCAGTGCTCGGGCAGCGTCTGGACGGCATCGAAGCTGATTGCCACCGATTCGATGCGCCGCGCATCGAAGTGCAGCGCGCCCATCAGCAGCTGCTCATCCTGGGCATCGAGGATGCCGCCTTCCCGGGATTCGGCCACCATGGACGAGACCTCATCACGGGTGAACGTGCTGGCCACCTCGTTCTTCGGCGCGACGCCGAAGATCCGCAGCACCAGATTGCCCATCGCATTCATCAGCCAGAGCAGCGGGCGCAGCAGGCGCACCACCAGGACCATGCTCGGTCCCAGGATCAGCGCCATGCGTTCCGGGCCGGCCAGGGCAATGTTCTTTGGCACCATTTCAGCGAGCACCACATGCAGGTAGGTCACCAGCACCAGCGCGATCGCATAGGACAGCGCGTCGATCAGGCCCGCGGGGACACCCAGGGCCTCGAAGGGACCGGCCACCGCGTACTTCACCAGCGGCTTGGTGACATAGCCCAGGGCCAGCGAGCAGACGGTGATGCCCAGCTGCGCACCGGCCATCACCAGGGAGACATTCTCGATGGCCCACAGCGTCGCCTTGGCGCTGCGGCTGCCGGCCACGGCCTTCGGCTCGATGATGCTTCGGCGTGCGGAGATCAGTGCGAATTCGGCGCCGACAAAATAGAAGTTCGCTGCGAGCAGCACTATCGTGGCAAGGATGCCCAGCAGATCGCTCATCGCGCCAGCTCCCCTTCATCAAGTTCGGATACGGCCACGTCAACAGTGGCGATGCGCTGCCCCTCGGTGGCGTGGATGCGGAAGACCAGCTGCTTGCGCGGCGCACCGGGCAGGCCCGGCACCACGAGGCTGATCTCGTCGCCAACTGCGCCGAAGGCACCGAGTTGCACAGTCAGCAAGCCGGCCAGCGTCTCGTAGTCCGGCCCCTCCGGGATCTGGCAGCCCAGCACTTCGCCGGCTTCATCCGGGCGCAGGGCCGCGTCCAGCCGCCAGCTGTTCGCGGAGAGCGGTTGCACCGGGGTTCCGGTGGCATCGTGCTCGTCGCGCACTTCCCCGACGATTTCCTCGACGAGGTCCTCCAGGGTCAGCATCCCGGCCACATCCCCGGTCTCGTCGATCAGCACCGCCAGCTGCAGCCCGTCGCCGCGCAGCTGGTCCATCAGCTCATCGAGCTCGATGGTGTCCGGGACCAGTCGGGCCCGCTGGGCGTAGCCGCCCACCGGGGTGTGCCGGCGCTGCTCATGGGGAACAGGCAGCAGGCTGCGGATATGGACCAGGCCGCTCACACGGTGTCCCGACCCGTCAACCAGCGGGAAGCGCGAATGCCCGGTGCGTGCGGCCAGCTGCAGCACCTCATGCACGGAGTGCTGCGCGCCGACGGTGACCATCCTGGCTCTAGGGGTCATCGCGTCCCGCCCGCGACGGTGCCCGAAGGCCACGGTCCGGCGCAGCATCTCGGCGGTTTCCGAGGGCAGCACCCCTTGGCGGGCGGAGTGCCCGGCGAGCGCGACCAGTTCCTCGGCGGAGCGGGCCGAGGCCAGCTCCTCCTGCGGCTCGATGCCGAAGCGGCGGATGATCCAGTTGGCGTTGCCGTTGAAGAAGACGAGGAAAGGCCTGGTCGCGGCGCTGAAGCCGCGCTGGAAACCCACCACGGCCTTGGCCGTTTCGAAGGGCTTGGCGATGGCCAGGTTCTTGGGGACCAGTTCGCCGAACACCATGGTCAGGACGGTGGCCAGCACCAAAGCCAGGGCTATGGAAACCGACCGGGCGGCAGCCTCGCCGAGCCCGGCCTGCTGCAGTGGTCCGGATAAGAGCGCCGCGATGGCCGGCTCGGCCAAGAAGCCGATGCCCAGGTTGGTCAGTGTGATGCCCAGCTGGGCTCCGGAGAGCTGGGTGGACAAGGTGCCCATGCCCTTGAGCACGCCGGCCGCACGGCGGTCGCCGCGTTGCGCGGCGTCTTTCACCTGGTTGCGGTTAACCGTGATCAGCGAGAATTCGGCCGCGACGAAGAGCGCGCAGCCCAGAATGAGGAGCAGCGCCAGGAGCAGCGAGAACCATTGCATTATCTACACCCCCCTGACCATCCGGTGCGCACGGGCATTCCTGCCGGGCAGAGGGTAAAACCTGTGAGATCTACTGTCGCCTGAAGCGTCCATCATTCCCTTCCGGCCGCAGTATCTTCCTGCGGCCATTGATGCTTCCTCCAAGTATTGCGCATTCCGGGCCAGCAATTGCTTGAACTGTACATTGTTTACCGGATTCAGCTGATCCGCACAGCCTATTCACAAGCAGCGGGTGCGGGGGCTACCGGAACACGTCCAGATAGGCCAGCGCATAGCCCACCCGATACTCCGAGGCGGGAGTGCTGGCCACCATTTGGCGGTCGGAGATGGCCAGTTCCACCGCATCGGTCACGATCCCGTCCACCGGCAGGCTGAGCAATTCACGGATGGTGGATTCATCATTAACTGTCCAGACATAGACATCCTGGCCTTGCTCGTGGGCCTGGTCCAAGAGCTCTGGACGAAAAGATGCCTGTTCCAACGTGTAGAAGTCGCAGT
The nucleotide sequence above comes from Glutamicibacter sp. B1. Encoded proteins:
- a CDS encoding arsenate reductase ArsC produces the protein MTDSNKPSVLFVCIHNAGRSQMAAAYLWHLSEGRIEVRSAGSAPVDSVNPAAEQAMAEEGIDMSAETPKILTTEAVKESDVVITMGCGDTCPIFPGKRYEDWKLDDPAGQGVDAVRPIRDEIRSRIETLISELLPAI
- the arsB gene encoding ACR3 family arsenite efflux transporter; this encodes MKSVTATPVPDTAPVAQKLSFLDRYLALWILLAMAAGLGMGRIFPQLGELLDRFTVARISVPIAIGLLVMMYPVLAKVRYNETGRVLADRKLMITSLVINWILAPAFMFVLAWIFLADLPEYRTGLIIVDLARCIAMVFILNDLACGDREAAAVLVAINSVFQVLAFGALGWFYLQLLPSWLGLETTSAEFSIAAITVSVLVFLGIPLVAGFLTRTLGKKAKGREWYEGKFLPKIGPWALYGLLFTIVLLFALQGDRIISNPWDVLRMALPLLTYFVVVFGAGMLIGRALNLGYPRTTTLAFTAAGNNFELAIAVAIATFGATSGQALAGVVGPLIEVPILVALVYVALWSRKFFPSTQLATTSV
- a CDS encoding ArsR/SmtB family transcription factor, producing MGTKTLSEPPQPAESIDAPCCVPAHGEGMLQLEEAELLAARFKALSDPNRLRILSIVSSNQDAETCVCDLPGPLGLKQPTVSHHLKILVDAGILHREKRGVWAYFSVVPGALESLGSTLLPKA
- a CDS encoding SDR family NAD(P)-dependent oxidoreductase — encoded protein: MAGSTAGVALITGAGRGIGRAIAERLAEDGRDIIVADVPDAQENITAVIAAVQERGRRAVGVTGDVSNPEDVQRMIEEGTRELGDLTVFVANAGIAQVDEILDVAPEALDRMLDVNIKGVFYSYQLAAKRFIEQGTAGKIIGAASIVAFRPFPVLASYSATKWAVRGLTQAAAMEFAKHRITVNSYAPGVVGTAMWDLIDERLTARDGTPRGSALQAQVDNILAGRVSEPQDVAKLVSYLAGPDSDHMTGQTVLIDGGINFS
- a CDS encoding GMC family oxidoreductase, whose amino-acid sequence is MSNEELSATHDQDDDSVVVVIGSGAGGGTLAHELVTKGVKVVLLEAGPYLKNEDYHQDEWAAFNQMAWLDPRTTSGSWRIARDFPNLPAWIVKAVGGTTTHWSGATPRFKAHEFKARSTYGHIDGANLLDWPLGLQDLAPYYDLAEKKMGSTHRHGRPALPANNNYKVLANGADRVGYRHYATGPYATNAEPYDGRPASIQDGFNFQGDKNKSKWSTMVSEIPKSLRTGLLDLRPESHAIQVTHTAAGLVDGVIYIDADGNAQRQKARVVAVAGNSIETPRLLMLSASPLFPDGLANSSGQLGRNYMRHTTGSVYAKFDQPVNMHRGETMAGLIADESRHDPERGFCGGYYMETIALGPAFLASFVEPGGWGPGFTALLDDYLNTAGLWITGEDMPQEGNRITLNTTVTDRLGLPVPNVHFDDHPNDAAMRAHGYQQGSLLFDAVGARSTHHTPPYPSTHNLGTARMSERPEDGVLNSFGQAHDVPNLFIADGSQFTTGAAANPTLTIVALAIRQAQYLIEQMAQGRL
- a CDS encoding IclR family transcriptional regulator translates to MGYNDSLAGLASVQKAFALLDVVAAHRRGLAAKEIASELAMPLPTVYRLLKTLTLSGHVVHLREEGLYALGYKLHALDTSLRRQVGTPPAVARLIRELHQRADAAAYYAVHRGEDIVVAHVVESPNRPRITPMGFGFNDAAHATAFGKVLLAAMEAERRQGYLEKHGMPSMTSATICDPERFATELAAVRAEGLAIEREEFIRGASCLAAPVTTPAGQVVGSVAVSMDPAEFQQRHLEVALLLRDVASRVSRALRGTSLLDAGGAG
- a CDS encoding putative quinol monooxygenase, with product MYFIVVKFHVKSEAAEGWEELVRPFTEATRNEPGNLWFDWSRSLQDPDEYVLVEAFADDSAAAHVNSAHFKQAMLDMAPALRETPRIISRQIEGDAWDRMGELEID
- a CDS encoding hemolysin family protein, which produces MSDLLGILATIVLLAANFYFVGAEFALISARRSIIEPKAVAGSRSAKATLWAIENVSLVMAGAQLGITVCSLALGYVTKPLVKYAVAGPFEALGVPAGLIDALSYAIALVLVTYLHVVLAEMVPKNIALAGPERMALILGPSMVLVVRLLRPLLWLMNAMGNLVLRIFGVAPKNEVASTFTRDEVSSMVAESREGGILDAQDEQLLMGALHFDARRIESVAISFDAVQTLPEHCTPEQIEAAAARGFSRFPLLRPDRTPVGYVHVKDVLGVEAAERSRPLPRGLIRALPSFEPQQSVRTALREMQLGGAHLALVRERATGAVHGMVTLEDLLAELVGQIRDEPAGT
- a CDS encoding hemolysin family protein, whose protein sequence is MQWFSLLLALLLILGCALFVAAEFSLITVNRNQVKDAAQRGDRRAAGVLKGMGTLSTQLSGAQLGITLTNLGIGFLAEPAIAALLSGPLQQAGLGEAAARSVSIALALVLATVLTMVFGELVPKNLAIAKPFETAKAVVGFQRGFSAATRPFLVFFNGNANWIIRRFGIEPQEELASARSAEELVALAGHSARQGVLPSETAEMLRRTVAFGHRRGRDAMTPRARMVTVGAQHSVHEVLQLAARTGHSRFPLVDGSGHRVSGLVHIRSLLPVPHEQRRHTPVGGYAQRARLVPDTIELDELMDQLRGDGLQLAVLIDETGDVAGMLTLEDLVEEIVGEVRDEHDATGTPVQPLSANSWRLDAALRPDEAGEVLGCQIPEGPDYETLAGLLTVQLGAFGAVGDEISLVVPGLPGAPRKQLVFRIHATEGQRIATVDVAVSELDEGELAR